The DNA sequence ATTTTTGAGTAAATTATTGTTGCGTAAAGCTGATATTGATTCTTGGTCCATTTTAAACCCAATTTTATCTATTGATATGACTGAAATTAATGAATATAATTGTGCTGTCAAGCACTTTTTGGCAAATGATGTATCAATTTACAACTTGATGAAAAAGTATAAGCCGATTTATCTTAAAAAGAGGCGGAATTATTTCATTCAACTTTGCAATTCTATTGTTGGTCAACAGCTTTCCGTAAAATCTGCAAGTGCAATTAGAGGAAGATTTTTAAAATATTTCAATAATTTTCCAACTCCGGAATTAGTGAATGAAACGGATTTTCAAGTTTTGAGATCACTTGGTTTATCAAATGCAAAAGCGAAATATGTAAAGGATTTGGCAAATCAAATAATTGAAAAGAAAGTCAATCTTTCAAAAATCGGCTCAAAAACAAATGATGAAATTATTAGTGAATTAACAAAAGTAAAAGGAATTGGAACTTGGACAGTTCACATGTTTTTAATGTTTGTTTTGGG is a window from the Ignavibacteriota bacterium genome containing:
- a CDS encoding DNA-3-methyladenine glycosylase 2 family protein — its product is MSKLLLRKADIDSWSILNPILSIDMTEINEYNCAVKHFLANDVSIYNLMKKYKPIYLKKRRNYFIQLCNSIVGQQLSVKSASAIRGRFLKYFNNFPTPELVNETDFQVLRSLGLSNAKAKYVKDLANQIIEKKVNLSKIGSKTNDEIISELTKVKGIGTWTVHMFLMFVLGRKDILPTGDLGIKKAIMLNYNLKNLPIGEEITKLAKKKNWNPYNTYACMYLWKSIDGE